A single genomic interval of Antarcticibacterium arcticum harbors:
- a CDS encoding acyl-CoA thioesterase, producing MSHTPQIFEQTLRVKESDLDELEHVNNVRYVQWMEDVAKAHWETRAANEYRDKYFWIVLRHEIDYKGQAFNGDELLLQTFVGDHTHVTSQRFVNIRNKATNKILIAAKSTWCLIDQETKKPAKISEEMFRDFYV from the coding sequence ATGAGCCACACCCCCCAAATATTTGAACAAACCCTCAGGGTAAAGGAATCTGACCTTGACGAGCTGGAGCACGTAAATAATGTGCGCTATGTGCAATGGATGGAAGATGTTGCCAAAGCGCACTGGGAAACGCGGGCGGCAAATGAGTACCGGGATAAATATTTCTGGATAGTTCTCAGGCACGAGATAGATTATAAGGGCCAGGCCTTTAATGGCGATGAACTTTTACTTCAAACTTTTGTAGGGGATCACACTCATGTTACCTCTCAACGTTTTGTGAATATTCGCAATAAAGCTACCAATAAGATCCTTATTGCTGCGAAATCAACCTGGTGCCTGATAGATCAGGAAACAAAAAAACCCGCGAAGATCTCTGAAGAGATGTTCCGGGATTTTTATGTTTAA
- the hemL gene encoding glutamate-1-semialdehyde 2,1-aminomutase has protein sequence MTYKRSSELFAEAQKVIPGGVNSPVRAFNAVGGDPVFIERAEGAYLYDVDGNRYIDYINSWGPMILGHAYKPVVDAVIEKAKLGTSFGTPTEIETRIAELAVKLVPNIDKIRMVNSGTEACMSAVRLARGFTKREKIIKFAGCYHGHSDSFLIQAGSGAVTFGTPNSPGVTQGTAKDTLLAIFNDIDSVRKLVEANTGEIACIILEPVAGNMGCIPPRDGFLSGLRRLCDENEILLIFDEVMTGFRLAPGGVQERFGINADIVTFGKVIGGGLPVGAFAARAEIMDMLAPIGPVYQAGTLSGNPLAMAAGLAMLTELDQNREIFKSIDEKTAYLHKGIQAALNSYNIPHTINRLGSMISVHFCEGEVSNFETAAHGNNHTFKQFFHGMLDNGIYIAPSAFETWFITEALSYEDLDATIEAVKIVAKYL, from the coding sequence ATGACTTATAAAAGAAGTAGTGAGCTTTTTGCTGAAGCTCAAAAAGTAATTCCCGGGGGCGTAAATTCTCCGGTAAGGGCGTTTAATGCAGTTGGCGGGGATCCCGTTTTTATTGAACGGGCAGAAGGCGCTTATTTATATGATGTAGACGGGAATAGATATATAGATTACATTAATTCCTGGGGACCCATGATCCTTGGGCACGCTTATAAACCTGTTGTAGATGCCGTTATTGAAAAGGCGAAATTAGGAACATCCTTTGGAACACCTACCGAGATTGAAACGAGGATCGCAGAACTTGCCGTGAAATTGGTTCCTAATATAGATAAGATAAGAATGGTAAATTCAGGCACAGAGGCCTGTATGAGTGCTGTAAGGCTTGCACGCGGATTCACAAAACGGGAGAAGATCATAAAATTCGCCGGTTGCTATCACGGCCACAGCGATTCTTTTTTGATCCAGGCCGGCAGTGGCGCTGTTACCTTTGGAACTCCGAACAGCCCCGGGGTAACCCAGGGGACGGCCAAAGATACCTTACTGGCCATATTTAATGACATTGACAGCGTGCGAAAACTGGTAGAGGCTAATACAGGGGAGATCGCCTGTATAATCCTGGAGCCTGTTGCAGGGAACATGGGATGTATACCTCCACGGGACGGTTTCTTATCTGGCCTGCGCAGGTTATGCGATGAAAATGAAATTCTGTTGATATTTGATGAGGTAATGACCGGCTTCCGGCTTGCCCCTGGCGGGGTTCAGGAAAGATTCGGGATAAATGCAGATATTGTAACTTTTGGGAAGGTTATAGGAGGGGGTCTTCCTGTGGGAGCTTTTGCTGCCCGGGCAGAGATCATGGATATGCTGGCGCCAATTGGCCCTGTATATCAGGCCGGTACTCTTAGTGGGAACCCCCTGGCAATGGCTGCCGGATTGGCTATGCTAACCGAACTTGACCAAAACCGCGAGATCTTTAAAAGTATAGATGAAAAAACCGCTTACCTGCATAAAGGTATACAGGCAGCTTTGAATTCCTACAACATTCCGCATACAATTAATAGATTGGGATCTATGATATCTGTGCATTTTTGTGAAGGAGAAGTAAGCAATTTTGAGACGGCTGCCCATGGGAATAATCACACCTTTAAACAGTTCTTCCATGGAATGCTGGATAACGGGATTTATATTGCGCCCAGTGCCTTTGAAACCTGGTTTATTACTGAAGCTTTATCCTATGAAGACCTTGACGCCACTATAGAAGCGGTAAAAATAGTAGCAAAATACCTGTAA
- a CDS encoding glucosaminidase domain-containing protein — MKIKQLIILILAGIFISSCGSKKKTVSSESPRAQRTESVERTHRPDAPVKNYANVVEEYISNFANIAQEEMRLYKIPASITLAQGILESGAGRGDLSLRANNHFGIKCHEWKGDRVYHDDDSSQECFRKYNDPKYSYRDHSLFLSERKRYAGLFDLKIDDYEGWAKGLRSAGYATDKLYPKKLIDIIERYELHKFDEEVLGIKGTLRRSPVVERDGPVHRVQQGDTLYSIARRYNTTVENIQKKNNLRDTTISIGQELVVP; from the coding sequence ATGAAAATAAAACAACTCATCATACTTATTTTAGCCGGGATCTTTATTTCTTCCTGCGGAAGTAAAAAGAAAACAGTTTCTTCTGAAAGTCCTCGGGCCCAAAGAACCGAGAGTGTTGAAAGGACCCACAGGCCTGATGCCCCCGTTAAAAATTATGCTAATGTTGTTGAAGAATATATTTCAAACTTTGCGAATATAGCTCAGGAAGAAATGCGGCTGTATAAAATCCCGGCCAGTATAACCCTGGCCCAGGGGATCCTGGAATCTGGCGCAGGCCGTGGAGATCTTAGTCTTAGAGCCAATAATCATTTTGGAATAAAATGTCACGAGTGGAAAGGGGATAGGGTCTATCATGATGATGACAGTTCCCAGGAATGCTTCAGGAAATATAATGACCCCAAATATTCCTACCGTGACCATTCGCTCTTCTTATCGGAAAGAAAACGCTATGCCGGGCTTTTTGATCTCAAAATTGACGATTATGAGGGTTGGGCGAAAGGCTTAAGGAGTGCAGGTTATGCAACAGATAAACTTTACCCCAAAAAGCTTATAGATATTATTGAGCGCTACGAGCTACATAAATTTGACGAGGAGGTGTTGGGTATAAAAGGAACCTTAAGGAGATCGCCGGTAGTAGAGCGGGATGGACCTGTACATCGTGTGCAACAGGGGGACACTTTATATTCCATCGCGCGCAGGTATAACACCACGGTAGAGAATATTCAGAAAAAAAATAATTTAAGGGACACTACGATTTCCATAGGCCAGGAACTCGTGGTGCCGTAA
- a CDS encoding 1-aminocyclopropane-1-carboxylate deaminase/D-cysteine desulfhydrase, with protein MIKTLLDPALTPSPVQLVKTFDTSNISLYVKREDLLHPEVSGNKFRKLKHNLLAARGQNKDTLLTFGGAFSNHIAAVAAAGKLFGFKTIGIIRGEELAEDLSKTFLQNPTLKYATSRDMELKFISRDNYREKDTPLFIEGLLGEFGDFYLLPEGGTNSLAIKGCEEILDEKSTGFDFICCAVGTGGTISGIINSSLPHQKIIGFPALKGNFLKDEILKYTSRKNWNLQKEYHFGGYGKINSALIDFINDFQKKYHIPLDPVYTGKMFFGIFDLIQSSAFPQNSRILAIHTGGLQGNAGMNRLLMKKGLPQIDIL; from the coding sequence ATGATAAAAACATTATTGGATCCTGCATTAACCCCTTCTCCGGTACAACTGGTTAAAACCTTTGATACCTCTAATATTTCGCTTTATGTAAAAAGGGAAGATCTGCTACACCCCGAAGTTTCGGGAAATAAATTCAGGAAACTTAAACACAATCTTCTGGCGGCACGGGGTCAAAACAAAGACACCCTGCTTACCTTTGGAGGTGCATTTTCCAATCATATTGCAGCCGTGGCTGCCGCGGGAAAGCTCTTTGGTTTTAAAACTATTGGCATTATAAGAGGTGAGGAACTCGCAGAAGATCTTTCTAAAACATTTTTGCAAAACCCCACGCTTAAATACGCAACATCCCGGGATATGGAACTTAAATTTATTTCCCGTGATAACTACAGAGAGAAGGATACCCCTTTGTTTATAGAAGGTCTTCTCGGGGAATTCGGAGACTTTTACCTGCTGCCAGAGGGCGGCACGAATTCCCTGGCTATAAAAGGCTGTGAGGAAATCCTGGATGAAAAGAGTACCGGTTTTGATTTCATTTGTTGTGCCGTTGGTACCGGGGGCACCATCTCTGGTATTATAAATTCATCACTTCCACATCAAAAAATTATTGGTTTCCCTGCGTTGAAAGGTAATTTCCTTAAAGATGAGATACTAAAATATACTTCCAGGAAAAACTGGAACCTTCAAAAAGAGTATCATTTTGGGGGTTATGGGAAAATTAATTCAGCGCTTATTGATTTTATAAATGATTTTCAGAAAAAATACCATATTCCCCTGGATCCCGTTTATACTGGAAAGATGTTTTTTGGTATTTTTGATCTTATTCAAAGCTCCGCATTTCCTCAAAATTCCCGTATTTTAGCCATTCATACGGGAGGATTACAGGGAAATGCAGGAATGAATAGGTTGTTAATGAAAAAAGGTCTTCCCCAAATTGATATTTTATAA
- a CDS encoding DUF5522 domain-containing protein: MEFFKKNLPPEEGDYYLTPEGYRCFTEQYHLKRGYCCKSGCRHCPYGYDKKTDSFK; the protein is encoded by the coding sequence ATGGAATTCTTTAAAAAAAATCTACCTCCCGAAGAAGGCGATTATTACCTCACTCCTGAAGGGTACAGATGTTTTACAGAACAGTACCACCTTAAAAGAGGTTATTGCTGCAAAAGTGGCTGCAGGCACTGCCCATATGGGTACGACAAAAAAACGGATTCCTTTAAATAA
- a CDS encoding copper resistance protein NlpE, whose amino-acid sequence MKYLLLSILSLFLFTSCQNPSQNKTTVADLPMEYNPLADGHNSRNSLDWAGTYSGVLSCKDCRAVETYITLNADNSFNLTRIYLETEVDTFEVIKTDGTFTWNEIGSAITLEGLQDEMPNFKVGEQFLIPLDVNGLEVRPEPGNNFKLLKQ is encoded by the coding sequence ATGAAATATCTTTTACTCAGCATCCTCTCCCTGTTTTTGTTTACCTCATGTCAAAATCCTTCGCAAAATAAAACAACTGTTGCCGACCTGCCCATGGAATATAATCCATTGGCAGATGGGCATAATTCCCGTAATTCTCTTGACTGGGCGGGAACTTATAGTGGAGTGCTTTCCTGCAAAGATTGCCGGGCAGTAGAAACCTATATTACCCTGAATGCAGATAACAGTTTCAATTTAACAAGAATATACCTGGAAACTGAGGTAGATACATTTGAGGTTATAAAGACTGATGGTACTTTTACCTGGAATGAAATTGGAAGTGCCATCACCCTGGAAGGATTGCAGGATGAAATGCCCAATTTTAAAGTGGGAGAACAGTTTTTAATACCGCTGGACGTTAATGGGCTGGAAGTTAGGCCCGAACCGGGGAATAACTTTAAGTTGCTAAAACAATAA
- a CDS encoding urocanate hydratase, translated as MNFQDQILQGIPAELPSPYKYDTTVNHAPRRKKLLSEKEKNLALRNALRYFKPIHHKALLAEFRQELETYGRIYMYRFMPGYEMYARGVDQYPGKCLQARAIMLMIQNNLDPKVAQHPHELITYGGNGAVFQNWAQYLLVMKYLAEMEEDQTLVIYSGHPMGLFPSHSNAPRVVVTNGMMIPNYSKPDDWEKFNALGVTQYGQMTAGSYMYIGPQGIVHGTTITVLNALRKINKKQGDGALFVTSGLGGMSGAQPKAGNIAGCITVCAEVNPKAVNTRHSQGWVDEVITTLPALTKRVREAIKNKEVVSIAYQGNIVDVWEELDREGIHIDLGSDQTSLHNPWAGGYYPVGMSLEEANELMAEDPEKFKAKVQESLRRQTDAINKHSKKGTYFFDYGNAFLLEAARAGAKIYKNEEGDFISAPVETEENASWAYSSYVQDIMGPMCFDYGFGPFRWVCASGEESDLDKSDAIATRVLEKLQEDAPVEIQSQLQDNVHWIKSAKENRLVVGSKARILYADAVGRIQIAQAFNDAVAAGELGPVILGRDHHDVSGTDSPYRETSNIYDGSSFTADMAIQNVIGDSFRGATWVSIHNGGGVGWGEVINGGFGMVLDGSRESKMRLRSMLFWDVNNGLARRSWARNKEAVFSINRAMELEPKLKVTMPNLVEDSLFLE; from the coding sequence ATGAATTTTCAGGATCAAATACTTCAAGGCATCCCTGCTGAATTGCCTTCCCCATACAAATATGATACCACGGTAAATCACGCTCCCCGCCGTAAAAAATTACTTAGTGAAAAAGAAAAAAATCTTGCACTTAGAAATGCGCTAAGGTATTTTAAACCTATACATCATAAAGCTTTACTAGCGGAATTTCGCCAGGAACTTGAAACCTATGGCCGTATCTATATGTACCGTTTTATGCCGGGCTATGAAATGTATGCCCGGGGAGTTGACCAGTATCCCGGTAAGTGCCTGCAGGCCAGGGCTATTATGCTTATGATCCAGAATAACCTGGATCCAAAAGTTGCCCAGCACCCGCATGAGCTAATTACCTACGGTGGAAACGGTGCAGTGTTCCAGAATTGGGCGCAGTATTTACTCGTAATGAAATACCTCGCCGAAATGGAGGAAGATCAAACGCTTGTTATTTATTCGGGTCATCCTATGGGGCTTTTCCCCTCTCATTCCAATGCGCCCAGGGTAGTGGTGACAAATGGGATGATGATCCCAAATTATTCGAAACCCGATGATTGGGAAAAATTCAATGCACTGGGGGTAACCCAATACGGACAAATGACCGCCGGAAGCTATATGTACATTGGCCCGCAGGGAATTGTTCATGGAACAACCATAACCGTGCTGAATGCCCTTCGGAAAATAAATAAAAAACAGGGAGACGGGGCGCTTTTCGTTACTTCCGGCCTTGGTGGCATGAGCGGGGCACAGCCAAAAGCCGGAAATATTGCTGGATGTATTACGGTATGTGCAGAGGTTAATCCTAAAGCCGTTAATACCCGTCACTCCCAGGGCTGGGTAGATGAGGTAATTACAACCTTGCCGGCACTTACCAAACGGGTACGTGAAGCCATAAAAAATAAGGAAGTGGTATCTATCGCTTACCAGGGGAACATTGTAGATGTTTGGGAAGAATTGGACAGGGAGGGCATTCATATAGACCTTGGAAGCGATCAAACCTCCCTGCACAATCCCTGGGCAGGAGGTTACTATCCTGTGGGAATGAGTCTGGAGGAAGCCAATGAATTGATGGCTGAAGATCCTGAAAAATTTAAGGCAAAAGTTCAGGAAAGTCTAAGGCGACAAACCGATGCTATAAATAAACATTCCAAGAAGGGAACTTATTTCTTTGACTACGGAAATGCTTTTTTACTGGAGGCAGCACGTGCCGGAGCAAAAATTTATAAAAATGAGGAGGGCGATTTTATAAGTGCGCCTGTTGAAACAGAAGAAAATGCATCCTGGGCTTACTCTTCCTACGTTCAGGATATTATGGGGCCAATGTGTTTTGATTACGGTTTTGGGCCTTTCAGGTGGGTATGTGCCTCGGGAGAGGAATCAGATCTTGATAAAAGTGATGCCATTGCCACAAGAGTTCTGGAAAAACTTCAGGAAGATGCCCCGGTAGAAATTCAGTCCCAACTCCAGGATAATGTACACTGGATAAAGAGTGCCAAAGAAAACAGGCTGGTAGTGGGATCCAAGGCCCGCATCTTGTATGCCGATGCTGTGGGAAGGATCCAGATTGCCCAGGCTTTTAATGATGCAGTGGCCGCAGGAGAACTGGGCCCGGTAATTCTAGGGAGGGACCATCACGACGTTTCAGGAACAGATTCCCCTTACCGGGAAACCTCCAATATTTATGACGGATCCAGTTTTACAGCAGATATGGCTATACAGAATGTAATAGGAGATTCCTTTAGAGGAGCCACCTGGGTAAGCATTCATAACGGCGGCGGTGTAGGCTGGGGCGAGGTTATTAACGGTGGGTTCGGTATGGTTCTTGATGGTTCTAGAGAGTCTAAAATGAGGTTACGATCCATGTTATTCTGGGATGTAAATAATGGTTTGGCAAGACGTTCCTGGGCCCGGAACAAAGAAGCAGTATTTTCAATAAACAGGGCAATGGAACTTGAACCAAAACTAAAAGTTACTATGCCTAATTTAGTAGAAGATTCCTTATTTTTAGAGTAA
- a CDS encoding DUF4136 domain-containing protein, producing the protein MKIIKITTVLVLLVAFMTSCSSVRVASDYDQNANFSQYKTFAFFKPGIDKAEISDLDKRRILRAIENEMISKGFTKSEEPDLLVSIFTKTKENINIYQNNMFGYYGWGWNPWYWGAGGNTVNTTSEGTLYLDLIDAENKQLVWQGMGTAALAKEVNKKQERIDEIVKKILEKYPPGANR; encoded by the coding sequence ATGAAAATTATTAAAATTACCACGGTATTAGTGCTTCTGGTAGCCTTTATGACCTCCTGCAGTTCGGTTAGGGTAGCATCAGATTATGACCAGAATGCAAATTTTTCACAATACAAAACCTTTGCATTTTTCAAACCCGGCATTGATAAAGCCGAAATATCTGATCTGGATAAAAGAAGGATCTTACGGGCAATTGAAAATGAAATGATCTCCAAAGGATTTACAAAATCTGAAGAGCCGGATCTTTTGGTAAGCATCTTTACCAAAACAAAAGAGAACATCAATATTTACCAGAACAATATGTTTGGATACTATGGCTGGGGATGGAACCCCTGGTATTGGGGAGCAGGTGGCAATACGGTAAACACCACGAGTGAAGGAACCCTTTACCTGGACCTTATTGATGCTGAAAACAAGCAATTGGTTTGGCAGGGAATGGGTACAGCCGCCCTTGCTAAAGAAGTAAATAAAAAGCAGGAACGTATTGATGAGATCGTAAAGAAGATCCTGGAAAAATATCCTCCGGGCGCTAACAGGTAA
- a CDS encoding aromatic amino acid hydroxylase, translating into MLENIESNTILDRLPAHLKQFIKPQNYEEYNAINQAVWRYVMRKNVDYLSKVAHHSYLDGLKQTGISIDSIPNMYGMNRILKEIGWAAVAVDGFIPPAAFMEFQAYNVLVIASDIRQLDHIEYTPAPDIIHEGAGHAPIIANPEYAEYLRRFGEIGCKAISSARDYEMYEAIRHLSIIKEAEDTPEEEIKKAEEKVEYLQNNMGVQSEMAQIRNLHWWTVEYGLIGTPEDPKIYGAGLLSSIGESAWCMTDKVKKIPYTLEAAKQDFDITKPQPQLYVTPDFAHLNMVLEEFANSMALRTGGLEGINKLIESRNIGTIELSTGIQISGDFTRVISQKGQPVYFQTSGETALSSREKELVGHGVNNHPKGFGSPVGKLKGINLAIEDMSPRDLRAYDIYEGEKISFEFEGGIVVKGEIITGSRNLQGKIILISLKNCTVTYFDEILFRPEWGNYDMAIGKQIVSAFAGPADPYSFNLITHTPSSTTIKSKRTPEKEELEALYLSVRNIRNGENTKFSLHAVFDILKKYHSRDWLLPVEIYELVFDREPKFAAEIKEHLEKIKITRPDVSHLIDGGMELVDSNIVA; encoded by the coding sequence ATGTTGGAAAATATAGAATCAAATACCATTTTAGATAGATTACCTGCCCATTTAAAGCAGTTTATAAAGCCTCAGAACTATGAGGAATATAATGCTATAAATCAGGCGGTATGGAGATATGTAATGCGCAAAAATGTGGATTATTTAAGTAAAGTTGCCCATCACTCCTATCTTGACGGACTTAAACAAACCGGAATTTCTATAGACAGTATTCCCAATATGTACGGCATGAACCGCATTTTGAAGGAAATTGGCTGGGCAGCGGTTGCGGTAGACGGTTTTATTCCTCCGGCAGCTTTTATGGAATTTCAGGCTTATAACGTACTGGTAATTGCCAGCGACATAAGGCAGCTGGACCATATTGAATACACCCCCGCCCCGGATATTATTCATGAGGGTGCAGGCCACGCACCAATTATTGCAAATCCTGAATACGCCGAATACCTGCGTAGATTTGGAGAAATAGGGTGCAAGGCGATCTCGAGCGCAAGGGATTATGAAATGTATGAGGCGATAAGACATCTTTCCATTATAAAAGAAGCCGAGGATACTCCTGAAGAAGAGATAAAAAAAGCTGAAGAAAAGGTGGAATACCTTCAGAATAATATGGGTGTTCAAAGTGAAATGGCTCAAATAAGAAATCTGCATTGGTGGACGGTTGAATATGGATTGATTGGAACGCCGGAGGATCCCAAGATCTATGGCGCCGGGCTTTTATCCTCCATTGGGGAAAGTGCATGGTGTATGACAGATAAGGTGAAGAAAATACCTTATACTCTTGAAGCTGCGAAACAGGATTTTGATATAACCAAACCCCAGCCGCAATTATATGTAACTCCGGATTTTGCCCATTTAAATATGGTACTGGAGGAATTTGCAAACTCCATGGCGCTGCGCACCGGTGGCCTGGAGGGTATCAATAAATTGATTGAATCCAGGAATATTGGTACTATAGAATTAAGCACGGGGATACAGATCTCCGGAGATTTTACCCGTGTAATATCACAGAAGGGCCAACCTGTATATTTCCAGACAAGCGGAGAGACAGCCCTTTCCTCCAGAGAAAAGGAATTGGTTGGTCATGGTGTAAACAATCATCCCAAAGGTTTTGGATCCCCTGTTGGAAAACTAAAAGGGATCAATCTGGCTATTGAAGATATGAGCCCCCGGGACTTAAGGGCCTATGATATTTATGAAGGCGAAAAGATAAGCTTTGAGTTTGAAGGAGGCATTGTTGTGAAAGGTGAGATAATCACCGGCAGCAGAAATCTACAGGGAAAAATTATTTTAATTAGCCTTAAGAACTGTACTGTTACTTACTTTGATGAAATATTATTCAGGCCGGAATGGGGAAATTATGATATGGCAATCGGGAAACAAATAGTATCGGCATTTGCAGGCCCTGCAGATCCTTATTCCTTTAATCTTATTACCCATACCCCGTCCAGTACCACAATAAAAAGCAAAAGAACTCCTGAAAAGGAAGAACTGGAAGCATTATACTTATCTGTGAGAAATATCAGGAATGGTGAAAACACCAAATTCTCATTACACGCCGTGTTTGATATACTTAAGAAATATCATTCCCGGGACTGGTTGCTACCCGTGGAGATCTATGAACTTGTGTTCGACAGGGAACCAAAATTTGCTGCAGAAATAAAGGAACACCTCGAGAAAATTAAAATTACCCGTCCAGATGTAAGTCATTTGATAGACGGCGGAATGGAACTTGTAGATTCCAATATTGTCGCGTGA
- a CDS encoding DUF4230 domain-containing protein → MRKIIPILLLLIAAFFAWKYFETKTNERDQLTESTDLIQKQIKNVGKLVVTEGNFAQVYSYNDSKRFYFDVLSARKKALIIVNAQVTVAYDLSKLQTEVNPETKTVTITYIPEEEITINPNIQYYDVTQDYLNQFEAKDYNKIQERIKKSITEKIEKSSLKTNAKNRLVSELQKIYILTNSMGWTLEYNGNTIQSSEALETIKT, encoded by the coding sequence ATGAGGAAGATCATCCCAATCCTGCTACTTTTAATTGCGGCATTTTTTGCCTGGAAATATTTTGAAACAAAAACTAATGAACGAGATCAATTAACCGAAAGCACAGATCTTATTCAAAAACAAATTAAAAATGTAGGGAAGTTGGTTGTTACAGAAGGGAATTTTGCCCAGGTATATTCCTATAATGATTCAAAACGGTTTTACTTTGATGTGCTTTCTGCCCGGAAAAAAGCCCTGATTATAGTAAATGCGCAAGTTACTGTAGCTTACGATCTTAGTAAACTTCAAACTGAGGTAAATCCCGAGACCAAAACCGTTACTATTACTTATATTCCTGAAGAAGAGATCACGATTAACCCGAATATTCAATATTATGATGTTACCCAGGATTATTTGAATCAATTTGAAGCCAAAGATTACAACAAGATCCAGGAGCGTATAAAAAAATCAATAACCGAAAAGATCGAAAAGTCATCTTTAAAAACGAATGCTAAAAACCGGTTGGTAAGTGAGCTTCAAAAGATCTATATTTTAACCAATTCAATGGGATGGACCCTTGAGTATAATGGGAATACTATTCAAAGTTCAGAAGCTCTGGAAACAATAAAAACCTAA
- a CDS encoding GSCFA domain-containing protein, translated as MKLTTPVPVKPQDPKIDHNSKIFLLGSCFVENIGEQLDYYKFQNFRNPFGILYHPLILEQFILRAEKGFAYTEEDIFFHNERWHSFAAHSVLSDPEKDRFLNRLNEQSLKSLEFLKYATHIILTLGTSWVYKTRESNEAVANCHKLPQHNFHKEITSVEELESSLQSLISSLKRLNGSAQIIFTISPVRHLKDGVVENQQSKAHLISALHQVLNIPEAPAVYFPSYEIMIDELRDYRFYAEDMLHPNATAIRFIWYKFITAWCTEETVNILKEIEQIQRGLSHRPFNKNSLAHQNFLSDLKNKIELLISQFPHINFKEA; from the coding sequence ATGAAACTTACAACGCCGGTACCCGTAAAACCTCAGGATCCAAAAATAGATCACAATTCCAAGATCTTCTTATTGGGTTCTTGTTTTGTGGAAAATATTGGGGAACAACTTGATTATTACAAATTTCAAAATTTTCGCAATCCATTTGGGATCCTGTATCATCCTCTCATATTGGAACAATTTATTCTAAGAGCAGAAAAGGGCTTTGCATATACTGAAGAGGATATTTTCTTTCATAATGAACGCTGGCATTCATTTGCAGCCCATTCGGTGTTAAGTGATCCTGAAAAAGACAGGTTTTTAAACCGGCTGAATGAACAATCTTTGAAAAGTCTTGAATTTTTAAAATATGCCACCCATATAATTTTAACCCTTGGAACTTCCTGGGTTTACAAAACCCGTGAGTCAAATGAAGCAGTTGCCAATTGTCACAAACTGCCCCAACATAATTTCCACAAAGAAATAACCTCCGTTGAAGAATTAGAAAGCTCTCTTCAATCACTTATTTCCTCTTTAAAACGCCTCAATGGCAGCGCACAAATTATTTTTACAATTTCCCCGGTACGCCACCTGAAAGATGGAGTAGTGGAAAATCAGCAAAGTAAGGCGCATTTAATAAGTGCCCTTCATCAGGTTTTGAATATACCGGAGGCACCAGCGGTATATTTTCCTTCCTATGAAATTATGATAGATGAATTGAGGGATTACCGTTTTTATGCGGAAGATATGTTGCATCCTAATGCGACCGCCATCAGGTTTATATGGTATAAATTCATTACCGCCTGGTGTACGGAAGAAACCGTAAATATTTTAAAGGAAATTGAACAAATTCAAAGAGGACTTTCCCATCGCCCTTTCAACAAAAACTCCCTTGCCCACCAGAATTTTTTGAGCGATCTTAAGAATAAGATAGAATTATTGATTTCCCAATTTCCTCATATAAATTTTAAAGAGGCTTAG